Genomic window (Amaranthus tricolor cultivar Red isolate AtriRed21 chromosome 7, ASM2621246v1, whole genome shotgun sequence):
AGGTCGGGTCGGGTTTTTTTAACAACCCTagttaacctattgaagttgatattataacctattacttattagagttggtattataacctataaaagttggtattttagaGTTGGCATTTTAAcctattataacctattaaagatATTATAACCAACTTTAATACGTTATAATACCAATTCTAATAGGTTATTATATCAACTTGAATATGTTATAACACTAactccaaataggttataacaccaactccaaaacACTTTAAtgggttataacaccaactccaaataccaactttaataggttataataccaactctgacaggttataatatcaatttcaataggttataacatcaactcaaaatcGGATTACGGAGCGTGTGTTTTTTTGATGGTTGTTTTTAGTAATAATGGGCCATTACATTTAAGACGCGTCTTTTATAAAGatggtctcaagtaagaatttatgtttgaaaaataatttgagaatcctaatattttttgtttggtttgtaaaatatttattaagttataaacgttttttgcattttttattgattCCCACTCATCTAGTACCAATCCCTTAATAATAGATTGTTGGaaattgattaagattttttttttttcaaattttaattttaatcccgttcctatgcatcaaacacgggaTAATTACAATTTAGAGTAAAAgaaaaatagctaaaaatagaATTGAGAAGATATCATGAAATGTGTTACAGTGCCTAACAAGAGTGGATATGGCTGCTGCTGCTGGGAGTATTAGAGGTTTTTACCCTCCTACACCTGCCCCTAGTCTTATGGTTGTTGGGAATTCCAAATTGACATGCAAATGCAAATCTACTGAAACATCCTCAGTCAGATCTCCACTTTTCAAAACTATTTCTGATATTCACAACACTGCTGTCATTGCTTGCCTTCGAGCTCCCAGGTACTTATTGTTTAATTCTCTTTCTTTATCTgatgacaatgtttatttgaGTTCATTGTTGTTATATTTATTTGGGTCTTCActtaaattctttatttttgtGTTCGTTTATCTTTAATTCAACTTTTGGAATTTTCATCTTAAATTCATGACATATTGAGTCAAGTAAAGAtgatatattgatttttaattatagtataaaTGAATGGGTAAGATTCCCAAGCTACATGATATTTGATGTTATGGAGCCATGGAAATTAGCATATTGCTACTTATGTGGATGACCTACCTTATCTTTAACTTATGTTTAGTTGCAACTCTCATGGATGGCGGTGAAGCTTTCAAGTGCGTAAATTTTGGCAATCATTGTCAAATTGAACTAGATTATTGAGTAGTGTCTGATCCCTACATTATATTAAGTGGCTTAAAAAGTCATAGTTAAAGTCATTGACAATTCAATATTGTATAATCGAAAATTTCTGTGGTGTTTTAAGGGTGATTGGGTGTGACTTAGTCCTTAATTCATGGTAAAATGTAATGCAGTGTAAAGAGGTTAAAAAAAGTAATTTGGTAAGTGGCTTTTGGTTTagcttttttgttggcttttggcGTTTAGgttgttggttggtcaaacaaccaaaaaaaagtgtttgctaaatgacttttaaagcagctgaaaagctaacttttaagccaaaatgaaaaagctgCTCCAACTAGCttttttggttggtttttggcttgttggtctactttttctctaataaacagctaACAGTTAATacctaaatttaccaaatatttccACAAACAACTGGCTTTTTcaactagcttaaaagccaacaaaacaaccaacatttccagttggtcaaacaagccaactaaaaaagccaACCGCTAACAACTAACAACCAATTGCCAAACATCCCCATAAGGGAATTGGCTTTCAAAGGAACAAAAGCATTTTGGAGACAAAAGAGAAAGTCAAGTAGACGTTCCTCCTGGCCTATGGGAAGCTGACTCGGCTTTATGTGGTGGAACAAAATTGCTTTCTTTCTTGTTTCAATTCTTGATTTTTGTAGGATTATATGTAAGTGTTTAGACCCCATGCATTATAAATAGGGCTAAACACATTTATTAGTATGAATGCTTTCTTaacctctttctctctctacaaaATCTCTCTACTTTCTTATTCTCTTACTCTCTCAATTGTAATCATCATCACTTTTGTACCTCCATTGGAGAACCATTGAAGAAGTAATAAGACATCTAGGCTAGAACTATGGACGTATCCCAATTAGGGGTGAACcacttaaatctttgtgttagTTTGATTGTGTTCTTGATTGCTTGAATTGGGTTAGCAAATTGAAAAGATAGGGTGAATATATGTAgcttaaaaatatcaaatagtTATTGTTCGACTTTGATTTATGTGCATGCTGTTGAGTGTTATAATTTGGAGTGTAGATGCGGATGCGACGACCAAAGTAGAACCCGTGTTGAAAATTTTGGCTTGAAGGTGAAACTATAAGCTAAACTAATTATACAAGTTATAAGATTTAATGCAAAACAATTTATTAAGAACACCAAATTTACAAGATTTATTGACATGACTATGTCCTCCGATAGGAAAGGTTTTTGTATTTATATGTGTGTTAAAACTTTAAAGGATAGAGAGCTAGTATCAAAATTAAAGTACGATGAAGGTATTACATGAGGTGAGATAACAAAGGGGTGTGGAAGAAAGTAGAGGGAGAGTGATTATACATAAGCATGGAAGACTTGAGAGTTGAGAGGATAATGAAGCTCAAGCATGACCTTGGCTTAATTCACAAAGTTTACTAGTGCACTTCAAAACAACGGTCCAAGCATCTTCTTTCTCCCCATGCTTGACAATAACACCACCATAAACCTCAAGTACCTTTCCCAAGATCACCAAACTCCTTGCATATACACCAAACAAGCTATGCATAAACCTAGCCATGAAAATCACATATTTAATAAACTCTAATAGCTTGATTTAAAACAACTTATCTTCCACATACAACATGTAAAGCTTTCCATGGTCAAATCTCCAAACATATGGCTTGATTCAAGTCACAATTGTTAACATTGagtaatttgaaaaagaaatgttatcatttgaaattatttatatgaATTGATTTGAATTCCTTGTACATGTACATAGAAGGAATGGTGGTTTATACTTCTTCATGTATTAGTGCAGAGCAAGCACTTGGAGCAGCTAGAGCAGCACTACATGGTGGCATCAAAGCTGTAAGTGACTTGCTTTGGaatcaaaagttgaaattcTTTATTGAGTATATTTCATAAGAAAAGTAGACTGTAGACATTATATCGGTTTATGATTCTAGTAACTTGACTAATGACACGCTTAAAGGGTATACTACAAGTTGTCTCTATTGAAATGTCTTGAGTTTTCATCTAATTCTCCTGCACTTTGCATGAGCTACAACAAAAATTTCTATGCTTTAATACCAACATTATGGGGATGAACCAAAATAGATCAACATGAGAGTTTGTCGATAACAATGATTACACTCCATAGGAACAACACTATTGCTAAAGCCTTAATCTCAAAGGATTTAGATCAACTACATGATCAATAGATCATTTTCAATGGTCATCCACTTGGATTCTTCATCTCCATTCATTTCAgttttctaccatctcaaccTGTAAGTCCAAATCTTTCATATCCTTTTCCACTCTTGCTCTCCATGTAATCTTTGGTCTTCCTCGCCTTCTTTTTGAGTCCCTAAAGATTCAACCACGAGAATTGATTTTTGGTTCATGATCATGGGATGCGTCTAGTTTTTACTGAGCTCGTTGTCACAAACCTATGATCACCCTCCTCCTTTATTCAGACTTCAGACCAATAATTAGTGATGAGCACTCACACGGGGAGTTATGCTCCATAggaacaaaaatgaaaaaatttccCTTATAATAGGATAAAAGCTTTGTGtcttttcctaattttttttcatgtcTTTTGTTTATGCTTCAAATGCATCCGTAACTTTTGCAATGGGTTATCTGCCGTCCAATAATGTCTCAGAGCAAAATCTGTAATTTTCTGTTTTAATCTTGATGACTAAGgctttttccttttctctttTATGCTGTTAGATCTAACTGGAAGTAGAGCTTTTGTAGCTTGATATTACTATTTAACTGACTTTCCTttgtatattcttgattttttgatacgtttgttttatatttaacATGTAGTTGGAGATTGTGATGTCCACTCCAGATGTATTTGAGGTAATTCATTTGTAGAGCTTTTTAGCCATCTCTAATTCTACTTGCCAATTGGCTTCGCTAGCATCACTTTAGTCTCAATGATACAGGTCTTGCACCAGCTTGTGTTGGAGTATCCGACTATGACTTTAGGGGTAAGATTATCTTTTGGTTCTAACTTCTCTCGTTCTCTATCCCATTCTACTTACTTCATCCATTGCTTTAGGCCGTTTCTGTATGATGTAGTCATAACCATTAGATAACCCCTGAATGTGCTCATCCGCATTAGAGGTTGATTCAAATGAATAAAAGTAACTCTGCGAAGCTTAATTGTGCTCAAACCATTTAATTTAGGTGGGAACTGTTCTGAATGCTGAAGATGCTAAAGTTGCAATGAAGGTTGGTGCCAAGTTCCTTATGAGTCCTGCAATGATCAAGGTATTCTTTCGATAACTTCTGACGCCCTCCATCCGACATTTTCTTTTGATTCAAGGACATAATATTGAGTTAAGCAACTCACTCAATTTGTTTCCCCTTTTTTCGGGCAAAATAGTTTGTGTGTGTGCTTGTGTGCATGTGTGGTAGAATGGGTGGATCGGGGGGTTATCtcttttattatcatgtttttAGAAGCTGCTTAGTGATTCAAGATATACAGAAATAATGAATTTGTTACTTATCTTCAGAATGTACTTGCTGATGCCCATGACCATGAAGTTTTGTACATGCCTGGTGCCATGACTCCAACAGAAGTATGCTTATTTTCTGTCTTCTTTTCTGTTTGAAAACATTTAATGCTCCTTACTATTTGTGAGCATCTCTATTCATATGCCATTCTTAATTATTGCAGATATTATCTGCTTACAATGCTGGTGCAAGGATTGTCAAGGTAACTTTTGTCATCCTTTAGAATTTTATAAATATGGTGACCCTGTTTATTtcttgtattcatttgatattttttgGATTACATGCTATtctttgaaattaaagaaaaaaatttacctaTTTTATGTTACTTTTGGATTTGGTTTGATTAGGTGTATCCCATTTCTGCACTAGGCGGCCTCGAGTATATGTCAGCCATTAAGAAGCCTTTTCACCACATTCCAATGGTTGCTTCTCAAGGAATTAAATTGAGTATATATTCTGTTTAAACTTTTGTGTATCTCATCAATTGTGGGTGTGATGTTAATCAAGTGAATGTTCGGCTTGgaggaaattatttttttcggaAAGTTTTGTCATTCATTTCCATTGTTAAATTTGACCGAGGATTTGTCGTAAAAATTGTgtttaaaatgtgtttttgtAAACACCTTTCTATAAAATTTGAGCGGAAGTAACGTTCCTCCACTCTCCTGTTCCTAGCAGCTCCATTTCTCTCTTATGGAAActcacaaaataattttataagaatatgtaaaatatgtatatataattttatacgaATGGTCGAATATTGTAGAGTATATTGTTTTTGGTCTATTATTTGTGTGTATAATTTAAAACTGTCCATTGGAATCTGACCATGATAACTACAGTTCCTATCACAAACATTCATTTTACTGAAAATTTTGATGTATCCTATGTTGAAGATCTGATAACTGAATTCATCACTCGAGGAGCATCAGCAGTAGTGCTGTCAGATGCCATTTTTCAGAAAGAAGCAATTGATCGGGGAGACTTCGACGCTATATATAAACGAGCACAACTGGCAGCTTCAACTGGGGTTGAAGCCGTAAAACATCTTAAACTGGTATGTGATTAGCTCAAATTTGATTGAATAAATTTTCGTAAGCATTTGACAGGAGTAGTAGTGCCAATCGTCGACAAATTCCTTGAGATTGCATGTTGTGGTGGTTAGCTATAAAACCCAACCACTATAGAATTTCCCTAATCGAGGAGACATTGTGGCAAGGATTCCATAGACGACCTCTCTAAGTTTAAGCAGCGAATAAAGGACGAAAATTAGCAATGACATCAAAGTGTCGaggaaaccaactcaaccaaaagcttaagctaatggttgaggcctggatatgttatatactctaacacgccctctCACATGAGAGCccttttgggctagaagtgtgaatgTAGCATAAGTCCTCATACCcggcgctaaatattccactttaaatgaggggtggtcgATATTTGAACCCATAACCTCTTGTCACATTGGCGTTTGATACTATGTTgtgaaaccaactcaaccaaaagcttaaattgatggttaaggccccaggatatattatatactctaacaccaAGCACTCTAGTACAGTTCAATACATTCCATCACTGGTGTTGCATTCTTTTGCTGATAACAATCGTTGCGTTCTCAATGTACTTTAGTGCTATTACCCTCCATTAACTCGAACTATCTGTTATCGAATTAATTTGCATATTTCTTAAACTTACTGTTACAATGTCGTAAACTTGTAATACTAATGCAGGCTAAACAAAGGCAGCATTTGTGATAGAAACATAACATGATGATCATCAGAGTGATACAATGTTGGCTCCTCGTCTCTTTTTGGACAAGTAATTCAGTCTTAGATGGAACATCAAGCACAGAACATCAGGATTCAGGAGATGGCTTAAAAGCATCTCTAAGCCCTTGGAAACCATTCGTTGTTCTTGGCGTGTGTAGCGGAACATACTCTTCCATGATTTGTTTATATGTATAGGCTGATAAGCAATGGAAGTGAAATGTGATGATCGAGCTGCAGCCAGTGGCAACTTGGTAAAAGGAATACTACCATGAATGAGGATGCAAAGGAGTTCAACATTGAACCaaatgt
Coding sequences:
- the LOC130818872 gene encoding uncharacterized protein LOC130818872; the protein is MAAAAGSIRGFYPPTPAPSLMVVGNSKLTCKCKSTETSSVRSPLFKTISDIHNTAVIACLRAPSAEQALGAARAALHGGIKALEIVMSTPDVFEVLHQLVLEYPTMTLGVGTVLNAEDAKVAMKVGAKFLMSPAMIKNVLADAHDHEVLYMPGAMTPTEILSAYNAGARIVKVYPISALGGLEYMSAIKKPFHHIPMVASQGIKLNLITEFITRGASAVVLSDAIFQKEAIDRGDFDAIYKRAQLAASTGVEAVKHLKLAKQRQHL